One segment of Capnocytophaga sp. oral taxon 878 DNA contains the following:
- a CDS encoding thiol-activated cytolysin family protein encodes MKVQSMYLKSSLLILAAITLFSCKKEDNNTPQQPKLDAKSLNAYVAKLPSVKQREPFKERVVSSNTARTAALLDDYMPIAATKYYEQAKEYENQLLYADNEEAFFPGAMFKAKSVVDGTYNTIFAPRKPYTISVSLTGDKTSTTIKEAKLSAARDAISELLNKNFNAPPANITYDSYEVHDEQHLKVALGANYEGAINKVKGSVGFKYDTEKTRYIVKIEQVFYTIDVDQPEKPSDFFSDNFDYQNALGNEKPIYISSIKYGRVLLLGIESSLSKLEVESKINASFLSGKATVEAEAAYNELRKKSTITGRVYGGNAKLAGESIGDFAAIRKFLQEGATLGKDNLGVPLSYRMRELGSNQIFKTVIYSKYQKNNVGAIDNKKLDFDILAKRDNLVDKFNNKKRTLHYVINRTDEKGVTTRSSKLTYDHYYYAIRQRMVDFKKGESINIDVLIQQDKGGKIELTFPLPSFDDLVRAVMKKNEGHLYDLDKGADHGLRLRDTSGQYYLTIGIQNQKIR; translated from the coding sequence ATGAAAGTACAAAGTATGTATTTGAAAAGCAGCCTGTTAATTTTAGCTGCTATCACCCTCTTTAGCTGTAAAAAAGAGGACAACAACACTCCCCAACAACCAAAATTAGATGCTAAAAGCCTAAACGCCTACGTAGCCAAACTACCATCAGTAAAACAAAGAGAACCCTTCAAAGAAAGAGTTGTTTCTTCCAATACAGCACGCACCGCTGCTCTACTCGATGATTATATGCCCATAGCCGCCACCAAGTACTATGAGCAAGCCAAAGAGTATGAAAACCAACTCCTATACGCCGATAACGAAGAAGCCTTCTTCCCAGGCGCTATGTTCAAGGCAAAATCAGTGGTTGATGGCACTTATAACACCATTTTTGCACCCCGCAAGCCCTACACCATCTCCGTATCACTTACCGGCGATAAAACAAGCACTACAATCAAAGAAGCCAAACTATCAGCCGCCCGCGATGCTATTAGCGAACTGCTAAACAAAAACTTCAATGCCCCTCCCGCCAACATCACCTACGATAGCTATGAGGTACACGACGAACAACACCTCAAAGTCGCCTTAGGAGCCAATTACGAAGGAGCTATCAATAAAGTAAAAGGAAGCGTAGGATTTAAATACGACACCGAAAAAACACGCTATATCGTCAAAATAGAACAAGTATTCTACACCATCGATGTCGATCAACCCGAAAAACCATCCGACTTCTTTAGCGATAATTTCGATTACCAAAATGCCTTAGGAAACGAAAAACCTATCTACATCTCATCTATTAAATACGGACGTGTATTGCTCTTAGGCATTGAGTCTTCTCTCTCTAAATTAGAAGTCGAATCAAAAATTAACGCATCTTTCTTAAGTGGCAAAGCTACCGTCGAAGCCGAAGCTGCCTATAATGAACTCAGAAAAAAATCTACCATTACAGGACGTGTATATGGCGGAAATGCCAAATTAGCAGGCGAAAGCATAGGCGATTTTGCCGCCATTAGGAAATTCCTACAAGAAGGTGCCACTCTGGGCAAAGATAACTTAGGAGTACCTCTTTCATACCGTATGCGCGAGTTGGGCAGCAACCAGATTTTTAAAACTGTTATCTACTCCAAATACCAAAAAAATAATGTAGGTGCTATCGATAATAAAAAACTTGATTTTGACATTCTCGCCAAAAGAGATAACTTAGTCGATAAATTCAACAATAAAAAAAGAACCCTACACTACGTCATTAACCGAACCGATGAAAAAGGAGTAACCACCAGATCTAGCAAACTCACTTACGACCATTATTACTACGCTATACGCCAAAGAATGGTCGATTTTAAGAAAGGAGAAAGCATCAACATCGATGTACTAATACAGCAAGATAAAGGCGGAAAAATAGAGCTTACTTTCCCCCTACCCTCATTTGATGATTTAGTACGCGCTGTTATGAAGAAAAACGAAGGTCATTTATACGACCTTGATAAAGGTGCCGATCACGGTTTACGCCTACGCGATACTTCCGGACAGTACTACCTTACCATAGGTATCCAAAACCAAAAAATAAGATAA
- a CDS encoding TonB-dependent receptor — MIQRLLLCLLVLISFAPTDSYGQTKTKRIITGTVSDEGGPLSDVNVFIKGQPKKGVITDLDGHYSIEVSGAKDVLVFSYIGFKPEEVIVGKLGVVDVKLKSENEQLEEVVVSAGGVTQRKISVSGAITSIKGGDLKMPTSSLTTSLAGQLAGLISITGSGEPGSVSNFYIRGISTFGGRATPLIILDDIEISASDLNNIPAETIESFSLLKDASATAVYGSRGANGVLIVKTKDGKNNEKTRIGVTYEQSFNTPMNFPKFVDGATWMELYNEALLTRNPQGSTKYTQEMIDNTRNHVNEYVYPDVDWKKVLFRDMALTHRANLNVQGGGDKTTYYMSVQANHDEGLVKTKKLYSWDNSISRWSYNFQNNITYKLTPSTKIELRMNAQIRKHLGGNYNNSGLFGKLLDSNPVNFPVMFPAQPGDTHIRYGSSVITGTSYRENVFATMNTSFREERQNTLNTSLKVNQDFDFITKGLTGSVLVNFKNWSQNYYTRTINPYTYMVKSGSYDPATGTYDLERLNQGTEYIAQSAIAKGGDETFYLQGNLNYSRKVGDHSFDAMALYTQREYKSDVLPHRNQGYSGRLTYNYASKYLLEGNFGYTGTERLKKGARFEFFPAVSAGWVVSEEKFYEPVKKYMNFLKFRASYGLIGEDGTGLGAGAEHFLYLNTVLFDQNGYGYTTGIDLNTLKKGPKVKNYAVENATWEKVKKLNIGADFNLFGVAFTADYFYDKRYDILLKREAFPQQLGYDEAKPWVNKGKVDNWGFEFSANYNKKLNENLHLSLKGNFTYTQNKYVDIDDLYFKYPWQIRTGRPMSHRVGYIAEGLFKSQEEIDNSPQQNLGSKPMPGDIKYRDLNGDGVIDSNDQTMISEYGGVPRIQYGFGFTVTYKKFDFGAFFNGAAKRNIMTGLTTPFGRNDRHVFQHIADTRWTEANPNPNAVYPRLGLQEGDVANNDQNSTYWLRDGDFLRFKQLSVGYNFKYGRVYFAGNNLAVFSKFKLWDPELAWNIYPLQRIYSLGFQFTF, encoded by the coding sequence ATGATTCAAAGATTATTGTTATGCTTGTTGGTTTTGATTAGTTTTGCTCCGACAGATAGTTATGGGCAAACCAAAACCAAACGAATTATTACTGGTACCGTTTCGGATGAAGGAGGTCCTTTGTCTGACGTTAACGTCTTTATCAAAGGGCAGCCTAAGAAAGGGGTTATCACAGATCTTGATGGGCACTACTCTATTGAAGTAAGCGGTGCTAAAGATGTACTTGTGTTTTCTTACATAGGCTTTAAGCCTGAAGAGGTAATTGTAGGGAAGCTAGGGGTAGTGGATGTAAAACTGAAATCGGAAAACGAGCAGTTGGAAGAAGTAGTAGTCTCAGCAGGAGGTGTTACCCAACGCAAGATTAGTGTGAGTGGGGCTATTACGAGTATTAAAGGTGGAGACCTTAAGATGCCTACATCATCACTTACTACCTCATTAGCAGGTCAGTTGGCAGGTCTTATTTCTATCACAGGAAGTGGGGAGCCTGGTAGTGTATCTAACTTCTATATCAGAGGTATCAGTACCTTTGGTGGGCGTGCTACTCCGCTTATTATCTTGGATGATATTGAGATTTCGGCTAGCGACCTTAACAATATTCCTGCTGAAACTATTGAAAGTTTTTCTTTGCTTAAAGATGCATCAGCAACAGCAGTGTATGGATCACGTGGTGCTAATGGTGTGCTTATTGTAAAGACTAAAGATGGTAAGAACAATGAGAAAACTCGTATTGGTGTAACTTATGAGCAATCTTTCAATACACCGATGAACTTCCCTAAATTTGTGGATGGTGCTACTTGGATGGAACTTTATAATGAGGCGCTACTTACTCGTAACCCTCAAGGTTCGACCAAATATACTCAAGAGATGATTGATAATACTCGTAATCATGTAAATGAGTATGTGTATCCAGATGTAGATTGGAAAAAAGTGCTTTTCCGTGATATGGCTCTTACCCACCGTGCTAACCTTAACGTACAAGGGGGTGGTGATAAAACTACTTACTATATGAGTGTACAAGCTAACCATGATGAAGGATTGGTAAAAACTAAGAAATTGTATTCTTGGGATAACTCAATTAGTCGCTGGTCATACAACTTCCAGAATAACATTACTTACAAACTTACTCCTAGTACTAAGATTGAGTTACGTATGAATGCACAAATACGTAAACATTTAGGAGGTAACTATAATAACAGTGGATTATTTGGAAAATTATTAGATTCAAACCCAGTGAACTTCCCTGTTATGTTCCCTGCACAACCTGGTGATACTCACATTCGTTATGGTAGTTCGGTAATTACAGGTACATCATACAGAGAGAACGTTTTTGCTACAATGAATACTTCATTTAGAGAAGAACGCCAAAATACTTTGAATACATCATTGAAAGTAAACCAAGATTTTGATTTTATTACTAAAGGGCTAACAGGTTCTGTACTTGTTAACTTTAAGAACTGGAGTCAGAACTATTATACTCGTACTATTAACCCATATACTTATATGGTAAAATCTGGCTCGTATGACCCTGCTACTGGAACTTATGACTTAGAGAGGTTAAATCAAGGTACTGAGTATATTGCACAATCAGCTATTGCAAAAGGTGGAGATGAAACTTTTTATTTGCAAGGTAATTTGAACTATAGCCGTAAAGTAGGAGATCATTCTTTTGATGCTATGGCACTTTACACTCAACGTGAATATAAATCGGATGTGTTACCTCACCGTAACCAAGGGTATTCAGGACGTCTTACTTATAACTATGCTTCTAAATACTTATTAGAAGGTAACTTTGGTTATACTGGTACTGAGCGTTTGAAAAAAGGAGCTCGTTTTGAGTTTTTCCCTGCAGTTTCTGCTGGTTGGGTAGTAAGTGAAGAGAAATTCTATGAGCCAGTTAAGAAATATATGAACTTCTTAAAATTCCGTGCTTCTTATGGTTTGATTGGTGAAGATGGAACAGGACTTGGAGCAGGAGCTGAACACTTCTTATATCTTAATACTGTATTGTTTGATCAAAATGGTTATGGCTATACTACAGGTATTGATTTGAATACCTTGAAAAAAGGTCCTAAAGTTAAAAACTATGCTGTAGAAAATGCTACTTGGGAAAAAGTTAAAAAGCTAAATATTGGTGCTGACTTTAACTTGTTTGGTGTAGCCTTTACTGCAGACTACTTCTATGACAAACGTTACGATATTTTGTTAAAACGTGAAGCTTTTCCTCAACAATTGGGATATGATGAAGCTAAGCCTTGGGTGAACAAAGGTAAGGTAGATAACTGGGGATTTGAGTTTAGTGCTAACTACAACAAGAAGCTGAATGAAAACCTTCACCTATCTTTAAAAGGTAACTTTACTTACACTCAGAACAAATATGTGGATATAGATGACTTATACTTCAAATATCCTTGGCAAATACGTACTGGAAGACCTATGTCTCACCGAGTAGGTTATATAGCAGAAGGTTTGTTCAAATCACAAGAAGAGATAGATAACAGTCCGCAACAAAACTTAGGTAGCAAGCCTATGCCAGGAGATATTAAATACCGTGACCTTAATGGTGATGGTGTGATAGATAGCAATGACCAAACTATGATTTCGGAATATGGAGGAGTGCCTCGTATTCAATACGGTTTTGGATTTACTGTTACTTACAAGAAGTTTGACTTTGGAGCCTTCTTTAACGGAGCCGCCAAACGCAATATAATGACAGGTCTTACTACTCCGTTTGGACGTAATGACCGCCACGTATTCCAACATATAGCTGATACCCGTTGGACAGAAGCTAATCCTAATCCTAATGCTGTATACCCACGTTTGGGATTACAAGAAGGAGATGTGGCTAACAATGATCAAAATAGTACTTATTGGTTACGTGATGGTGATTTCTTACGTTTCAAACAGTTATCAGTAGGATATAACTTTAAATATGGACGTGTATATTTTGCAGGTAATAACTTGGCAGTATTTAGCAAGTTTAAACTGTGGGATCCTGAATTGGCTTGGAACATTTATCCATTGCAACGTATTTACAGCTTAGGTTTCCAATTTACTTTTTAA